One Methanoculleus sp. 7T genomic window carries:
- a CDS encoding fasciclin domain-containing protein has product MRKIYTLLMAISVIGAAVLICGCTSLRGDDRNQTPAPAPAGANLTVVEVLNRDDNFSTFVWALGASKLEGTLAGPGPYTVFAPTDEAFDRLPPGTLDDLLKDPKGNLAEVLLYHMTPGAYTASDIAANKTIATLQGNPLAGGDAAVNGARVIRADIPAENGFVHAIDTVLIPPEVILQEENETVTNVTPSGTGGTTNATE; this is encoded by the coding sequence ATGCGAAAGATCTACACACTACTCATGGCCATTTCGGTTATCGGCGCAGCGGTTCTTATTTGCGGCTGCACAAGCCTCCGGGGGGACGATCGGAACCAGACGCCTGCTCCGGCGCCGGCCGGCGCGAATCTGACGGTCGTCGAGGTATTAAACCGGGACGACAACTTCTCAACCTTCGTCTGGGCGCTCGGCGCCTCCAAGTTGGAGGGGACGCTCGCAGGTCCGGGACCCTATACGGTGTTTGCGCCCACCGACGAGGCGTTCGACCGGCTCCCGCCCGGAACGTTGGACGACCTCCTCAAGGACCCGAAGGGTAACCTCGCCGAAGTCCTGCTCTATCATATGACTCCCGGTGCATACACGGCATCCGACATCGCCGCAAACAAGACCATTGCGACCCTGCAGGGCAACCCGCTCGCCGGCGGCGACGCGGCGGTGAACGGTGCACGAGTAATCCGTGCCGACATCCCGGCCGAGAACGGCTTCGTCCACGCCATCGATACCGTCCTGATCCCGCCTGAGGTCATCTTGCAGGAAGAAAACGAGACGGTCACGAATGTGACACCGAGCGGAACCGGCGGTACGACGAACGCCACCGAATGA
- a CDS encoding thioredoxin-like domain-containing protein — translation MKPMAAPDFPAGLEWLNTDRPLSTRDMAGRIVLLCFGTFACSNCTRLAPEIRHLEEEHPELVVIEVHAPGFESGAVIENVREAVRRAGVDCPVVIDHDHRLWQAFGVRSWPTFILIDPEGNVIGKTSGEGLYGRLNLKIDRIAKEFERRGMLEKKRLQFEAVPATAGRGALYRPGKIVADHAGMRLFISDSGHHRIVVAGGDGKIIETIGSGSAGNADGTFSEAALYLPEGLAFDEEAGVLYVADTGNHTIRQVSWPDRRVEMIAGTGLEAPSPGEGGPGTEVALNAPRDLALMGGYLYIVMAGFNQVWRIDLATHKIEPYAGSGREALIDGPLEEAAFAGPSGIVTDGEALYVADSGASAIRRIKRGMVETLIGHSPEDFGDLDTIAGMARIDHPMGIASRQGRLYIADTGNHKIKEFDPDTGWVLTKVGSGSRGYRNGISGDVKLNEPNGLVHFGGLWYIADTGNHTVRVYDPVRHMVSTLTLWR, via the coding sequence ATGAAGCCGATGGCTGCCCCCGATTTCCCTGCCGGCCTTGAGTGGCTCAACACCGACCGGCCACTCTCCACTCGAGACATGGCAGGGAGAATTGTGCTGCTCTGCTTCGGAACGTTCGCCTGTTCGAACTGCACGCGACTGGCACCGGAGATACGGCACCTCGAGGAGGAACACCCGGAACTAGTGGTCATCGAGGTTCATGCACCCGGGTTCGAATCCGGCGCAGTCATCGAGAACGTCCGGGAGGCGGTCCGCCGCGCCGGGGTAGACTGCCCGGTCGTCATCGACCACGACCACCGGCTCTGGCAGGCGTTCGGGGTCCGGAGCTGGCCGACGTTCATCCTCATCGACCCGGAGGGGAACGTGATCGGGAAGACATCCGGGGAAGGCCTCTACGGGCGGCTTAACCTGAAGATCGACCGGATCGCAAAGGAGTTCGAGCGGCGCGGCATGCTCGAGAAGAAACGGCTCCAATTCGAGGCCGTCCCCGCGACGGCAGGGAGAGGGGCCTTGTATCGCCCCGGCAAGATCGTAGCGGACCATGCGGGGATGCGCCTCTTTATAAGCGATTCCGGCCACCACCGGATCGTCGTCGCCGGCGGGGACGGGAAGATCATCGAGACGATCGGCTCCGGAAGTGCCGGGAACGCCGACGGAACGTTCTCGGAAGCTGCACTCTACCTGCCGGAAGGCCTCGCTTTCGACGAAGAGGCCGGGGTCCTCTACGTTGCCGATACCGGGAACCACACTATCAGGCAGGTCTCCTGGCCCGACCGGAGGGTTGAGATGATCGCCGGGACCGGGCTTGAGGCGCCGTCACCCGGCGAAGGGGGGCCGGGCACCGAGGTCGCACTGAATGCGCCGCGGGACCTCGCCCTGATGGGCGGCTACCTCTACATCGTGATGGCCGGGTTTAATCAGGTCTGGCGAATCGACCTCGCCACCCACAAGATAGAGCCTTACGCCGGCTCGGGCCGGGAGGCCCTCATCGACGGCCCGCTGGAGGAAGCCGCCTTCGCCGGCCCCTCGGGGATCGTCACCGACGGCGAGGCGCTCTACGTGGCCGACAGCGGGGCTTCGGCAATCCGCCGGATTAAGCGGGGTATGGTCGAGACCCTCATCGGGCACTCTCCGGAAGACTTCGGCGACCTCGACACCATCGCAGGGATGGCACGCATCGACCACCCGATGGGCATCGCTTCCCGGCAGGGGAGACTCTACATCGCCGATACCGGCAACCATAAGATCAAGGAGTTCGACCCGGACACCGGCTGGGTCCTCACCAAGGTCGGAAGCGGCAGTCGCGGCTACCGCAACGGGATATCCGGGGATGTAAAACTGAACGAGCCGAACGGCCTGGTCCACTTCGGGGGACTCTGGTACATCGCCGATACCGGCAACCATACCGTCAGGGTCTACGACCCGGTCCGCCACATGGTCTCAACCCTGACGCTCTGGAGGTAG
- a CDS encoding sugar phosphate isomerase/epimerase: MSGADYIYPNVTEVAQRGGLLERWRLAGPLGCAYIEIPADFVKNKTEVERTGQEIGSMLSRSSVEHLYRRDADLPSSLRYVLHTEPAIQRRDHHGRQVKAELRWRDPEWVVALGDMLLEIGDFLGIPPDVVEIHPGDRKNTHADIALAIHTLIAAHRNAFGTEPLVLLENHKDQSISTGSQIRAFWAMLTELHSEIAELAGIALDPWHLYAATKEDFARSLRQIPSEALKAFHIHNDLQPPSRADKIPWSQVFSVIGSLPGAPRIKPAVYQRSRVAEAIAFCEAMLAAPQAEYAGPPA, translated from the coding sequence ATGTCAGGTGCGGATTACATCTATCCAAACGTCACGGAAGTGGCCCAACGGGGCGGGCTGCTCGAACGTTGGCGTCTCGCCGGGCCGCTCGGGTGTGCGTATATCGAGATCCCGGCCGACTTCGTCAAGAACAAAACGGAGGTCGAGCGGACCGGGCAGGAGATCGGCTCCATGCTCTCCCGGTCGTCCGTCGAGCACCTCTACCGACGGGATGCGGATCTCCCTAGTTCCCTTAGGTACGTCCTGCACACCGAACCGGCCATTCAACGCAGAGATCATCACGGCCGACAGGTGAAGGCGGAGTTGCGGTGGCGCGACCCCGAGTGGGTAGTCGCTCTCGGAGACATGCTCCTTGAGATCGGGGACTTTCTCGGCATACCTCCCGACGTCGTCGAGATTCACCCCGGCGACCGGAAGAACACCCATGCCGACATCGCTCTGGCGATACACACCCTGATCGCCGCTCACCGCAACGCTTTCGGAACGGAGCCCTTGGTGCTGCTTGAGAACCACAAAGACCAGAGCATCTCCACGGGGAGCCAGATCCGGGCGTTCTGGGCGATGCTCACGGAACTCCATTCCGAGATCGCCGAACTTGCCGGGATAGCGCTCGACCCTTGGCACCTCTACGCCGCCACAAAGGAGGATTTTGCGCGATCGCTCCGGCAGATCCCGTCTGAAGCCCTGAAGGCCTTCCACATCCACAACGATCTGCAGCCGCCGTCGAGGGCGGACAAGATACCCTGGTCGCAGGTCTTCTCGGTGATCGGCAGCCTCCCGGGGGCACCGCGCATTAAACCCGCAGTCTACCAGAGGAGCAGGGTCGCCGAGGCGATCGCCTTCTGCGAAGCGATGCTCGCCGCGCCGCAGGCAGAGTACGCAGGACCCCCGGCGTGA
- a CDS encoding UbiA family prenyltransferase, with amino-acid sequence MVYISCMAQGLPFDPVAAALMMLVTFSVYNLNRKTDEDEDAINHAERYAFTKEYGTILFRSAVGAYIVALCLSILQGPGSLLITAIPLVAGVVYSVPLFPAGFGFRRLKEVPIMKSLLVAFSWAVPPVLLPVCHAAAPADTITVIVGVFLFIQAFTNTVVFDMRDVEGDIAAGVKTIPAILGIRRTLLLFAGVNLVLGAVLVLTGTSLLGSCTTALALVAGVIYTQGYLLYFHQLVREKLLFELLVDGQFIVLGGIFCLLTLVLPYPPI; translated from the coding sequence ATGGTGTACATCTCGTGCATGGCGCAGGGTCTCCCCTTCGACCCGGTTGCCGCAGCACTCATGATGCTCGTCACGTTTTCGGTCTATAACCTCAATCGAAAGACCGACGAGGACGAAGACGCCATAAACCACGCCGAACGGTATGCCTTCACAAAGGAGTACGGGACCATCCTCTTCCGCTCGGCAGTAGGCGCTTACATCGTCGCTCTCTGCCTCTCTATCCTCCAGGGGCCCGGCAGCCTTCTGATAACCGCTATTCCTCTGGTAGCCGGGGTTGTCTACAGCGTACCGCTCTTCCCTGCAGGGTTCGGGTTCCGGCGATTAAAGGAAGTTCCCATCATGAAAAGCCTCCTTGTGGCGTTCTCCTGGGCCGTCCCTCCCGTGCTCCTGCCGGTCTGCCACGCCGCCGCCCCGGCGGATACAATCACCGTTATCGTCGGCGTATTCCTCTTTATCCAGGCTTTCACAAACACCGTGGTCTTTGATATGCGGGACGTGGAAGGGGACATAGCGGCGGGCGTCAAAACGATCCCGGCGATCCTCGGCATCCGAAGGACACTCCTCCTCTTTGCAGGGGTTAACCTTGTCCTCGGGGCCGTACTGGTGCTCACCGGCACATCCTTGCTGGGTTCCTGCACAACAGCGCTGGCGCTGGTCGCAGGTGTGATCTACACGCAGGGATACCTCCTGTACTTCCACCAGCTCGTGAGAGAAAAACTCCTCTTCGAGTTGCTTGTAGACGGACAATTCATCGTGCTAGGCGGTATCTTCTGCCTGCTCACCCTTGTACTGCCGTATCCACCGATATGA
- a CDS encoding helix-turn-helix transcriptional regulator, translated as MKGISSLEIYDEYRDEVQAIFRSRLLTQVLIALGSGSKPLSVLREVTGSSSQALIPKIRQLEASHYVESVRGDYALTSIGRMIEPEIERLVTLMGVLHRHRDFWIEHDVESIPPEYLRSLQQLYNAEVVRNVEEDVFAVYAAFLAILRRSSWIHSVSSVMSPFLADAIKEAIFEGKPAELVVSRELADRLAAAPYSTMLDSLQGNANFRIYVSPSPIRLGVTVTDGYLSLGLYRRDTDVYDISMDLIGTDEAAVTWGERLFQHYKATAQLLRIPGE; from the coding sequence GAAAGGAATATCCTCCTTGGAGATCTATGATGAATATCGCGACGAGGTCCAGGCGATCTTTCGCTCGAGGCTTTTGACGCAGGTCCTGATCGCCCTAGGGAGCGGGAGCAAACCCCTCTCCGTACTCCGCGAAGTCACAGGAAGTTCATCGCAGGCGCTCATCCCGAAAATTCGACAGCTCGAAGCCTCTCATTATGTTGAATCGGTGCGGGGCGACTACGCGCTCACCTCTATCGGCAGGATGATCGAGCCCGAGATCGAGCGGCTGGTAACGCTGATGGGGGTGCTCCACCGCCACCGGGACTTCTGGATCGAGCACGATGTCGAGAGTATACCCCCCGAATATCTGAGATCCTTGCAGCAACTCTACAATGCGGAGGTGGTGAGAAATGTCGAAGAAGATGTCTTTGCCGTGTATGCAGCTTTTTTGGCCATCCTCCGGAGATCATCATGGATTCACAGCGTCTCATCGGTTATGAGCCCGTTCCTTGCGGATGCGATAAAAGAGGCCATTTTTGAAGGCAAGCCTGCAGAACTCGTCGTCTCTCGGGAACTCGCCGACCGGCTGGCTGCCGCGCCCTATAGCACCATGCTGGATTCCCTACAAGGAAACGCCAATTTTCGAATATACGTCTCTCCCTCGCCGATCCGACTGGGAGTGACGGTGACCGACGGCTACCTGTCGCTAGGTTTGTACAGACGCGACACTGATGTCTACGACATCTCTATGGATCTCATCGGTACCGACGAGGCGGCGGTCACTTGGGGCGAACGGCTGTTTCAACACTACAAAGCGACTGCCCAGTTGCTCCGGATACCCGGAGAGTAA